In Neokomagataea tanensis, the DNA window AAACGCACCGCATCCTCATCACGGCACGCACAGACCCGCTCATTGCCCCCTTTGGAGCGACGGCATGGCTCGGAGGGCCCTGCGCCACAGCCACGGCATGGCACGCGCAAAGCAGGATCACCCTCCTCCCAGACCGCCGAACACCGACGGCAGGACAGAGGAGCAAAGGTGTCGGTCCAGCGTTGCGGGACGCGGACAGGGCGGTTCGGAATGTAGGGGAAAGCGTATCGGCGCATGAGGCTCGTTCCAGTCTTGTGGATTTCAAGCATCAAGCCGGGCAGGCGGGCTCTCGGGGTGCAACAGTGCCGCGCAGCGGCAGGATCACCGGCCCCCCGCAGTCACGCGCAAGCGCCAGCGGCGCTGAGCATGGCGAGGAGGGCGGGTGACCCACCTGTTGCAGCGCGAGGGACCGGCTGGCAGGAGGTTAGCTGCCAATTTCTTTTCGTTATCTTTTAATTCAAGTCTTGATGAACTTTGGATCAGGTGATGCAACGTTGCATCACCTGATCCAAACTAACCTACCAACTTTGTTAACTCAGCGTGTAATAAACGCAGAGCGCTCATATCCTTATCGCTGAATTTGACATTTTTAACTTCGAAATCACGTATTACCTGAATAATCTTTGGCGCCATTTTCTCAATATTTATAGCTTTTAATTGCCTATCAGGGTTAGACTGTCCATCTTTTCTATCCGGCTCAATACTAAAATTTCTCTCGTTAAGAGAAGCCACTGTGACTTCACCTGAGAGAGCCTTTTCCATAAGTTTGTCACGACGTGCCGGATCATCAATACGCGCTATCCCAACCAAAACGTTCATTGGTACGCTGGCCGCGCCAGCTTTTTCTAAAAAGCTCTCAGGCAAGCTTAATAACTTTATTGCCCTGCTAATCCTAGCTTGGTCCATACCCAGTTCTGCAGCGGCTTTCCTTTGGGACCACTGATTGTAATCTAATAAGTTTTTAATTCCCTTCGCTTCTTCTACTGGATTTAAATCCACTCTCATCAAATTTTCTATAAGCGCTGCAGAGGTAGAATTGCCATCGTGAGGAATTGCAAGAATTGATGTCCAATCAGCAAGTTTTGCAGCTCGGAACCGCCTCTCCCCAGCTACTATAATCCATTTTTCAGAATTTTCTGATGACTGTCTTACTAAAATTGGTTGCAGCTGCCCCTGCTGCTTCAATGACTCCGCAAGCTCTTCTAAAGAAGCTTGTTCAAAATTTCGCCTAGGCTGATTCGGATCAGGAATAATCTGATCAATCGACGCTTCAAATGTGTGCCTAA includes these proteins:
- a CDS encoding ParB/RepB/Spo0J family partition protein, which produces MKRTFKQRPASAFAQTHSQVMEQVDVPFLGDGKFRHTFEASIDQIIPDPNQPRRNFEQASLEELAESLKQQGQLQPILVRQSSENSEKWIIVAGERRFRAAKLADWTSILAIPHDGNSTSAALIENLMRVDLNPVEEAKGIKNLLDYNQWSQRKAAAELGMDQARISRAIKLLSLPESFLEKAGAASVPMNVLVGIARIDDPARRDKLMEKALSGEVTVASLNERNFSIEPDRKDGQSNPDRQLKAINIEKMAPKIIQVIRDFEVKNVKFSDKDMSALRLLHAELTKLVG